A window of Equus przewalskii isolate Varuska chromosome 6, EquPr2, whole genome shotgun sequence genomic DNA:
AAATAAATTCGAGGATGCACTCTACTAATATGTAAAGTATGTtgtaaaacatacacaaaatttgGACATTAAATAGACTTTGTTCTCATAGTGCCCGGATGGTGTTCTCAGCCTTGCTTTGGGACCCCACCATGTTAgaaattgatacagaaaaaaagagaaaacagagagagggtTGTAAAgttattaaaagacaaagaaatttgtCATTAAAAGCAGTTTCTCAGTCTATCTTACTGTTCTTAGTGCTCCTTGCAGATTTGTTTGGTGTCTGTGTTTCAGTGTCATTGTTCTTGTTTTCTCGCTGCGTCTGGCCTTGCTGCTAGAGCTGGTACGTCTGTCCGGAGGCTCATACTTGGAGCCTTTCCCAGGGTCTGTGCCTGACGTTCATGTCTTGCTTGGATGCGTTTTATTTGGATCCCCCCTCTAGCCCCAGGCCTCCTGGCCTGCCACCCAAGCTGAGTGGTAATCTTTAAGATGAACTCATGGCTTTTTGGAACTAACTCCCATCCTTTCCCCCTCAGGAGGGATTTGTTCGTGTCGATCGAGATTATGTCCTGAAGTCTGCAGAGCTGGCCAAAGCTGGAGGCTGCAAACATTTCAACTTGCTATCCTCCAAAGGAGCTGATAAGTCGAGCAATTTTTTATACCTGCAAGTTAAGGTTTGtggacatttctttttctttttttttttggtgaggaagattggcgtgagctaacatctgttgccaatcttcctctttttgcttgaggaagattgtcactgagctaacatgtatgccaatcttcctctattttgtatgtgggatgccatctcagcgtggcttgatgagcagtacataggtccgtgcccaggatccaaacctgcaaaccctgggctgctcaagcagagtgtgcaaacttaaccagtacaccaccgggctggcccctgtgcacatttctattttttgtatactATGGAGAACCCTGGCTAATTGGCAAGACTAAGTCatataaaatgctaaataatacaaaaaatgcATTATGTTACGCATTTTTTAATCGCTACAGGGACTGTCTTTTGCAGGTTTATATTTAGTAAAAAGGAGTGATTTGAAAGATAATTTCCAATGTCTTCCCCTTCTGTTGATTATCTGGTAATCATGAAATGAGATGTGGCAGCTCTGGTCTTGAGTGTCAGCCTGGAATCCTAACATTAGAAGAGACTTTGAGGCAGTGATTGTTAAACTGTTCCAGAGTAGATGATATTTTACTGTTGGGTATGGTTCTtaccctcaaggaatttataatctgTTTGTCTGGGGGGATCCCAAGGCCTTCCCTAAGTAGGTAATTTGCTAGAAGgtctcacaggactcagcatgtGGTCAGACTCACAGCTCTGATTTATTACAGTGAACGCATATGAAGCAAAGTGAGTAAAGGGAAGAAGTGCTTGCGGTGAAGTCCGCAGGAAACTAGGTGCAGGCTTCCCAGAGTCCTCTTCCAGGGGAGTTGCAAGTGCGGCATTTCTCCAGCATGAGTATCGTTTGCTAGAGAAATGTGCCTGAGCCCTGGAGTCCAGGCTTTTTATGGGGGTCAGACACGTAGGCACCCTCAGCCTAGAAAAAATTAGAGACTTCCAGAAAGAAGCAGTGTTCAGCATAAAGCACATTGTTTGTACAAATAGTTCAGACACAGTAAACTGCCCTTTTCAGTTGGGTGATGACAGGAACACTCCTGAAATCCACGTTCCCAGACGGAAGCCAAGCAAGCCTTTCTCAGCACAGTAGTCTCGGCCTGCTGCATCAGCTCTTTATTGCACACTGATAATAGAGACAAAACGTATCTTTGCAAAAAGCTAACAAAGAATcgtgtccacataaaaacttgtatgtgaatgttcacagaagcattatttgtaatagccaaagagtggaaacaacccacatatccatcaactgatgaatggatgaataaaatgtggtatatgcacacAAAGAATATTACtcaactataaaaaggaatgacacatgctacagcacgGGTGAACCtcggaaacattatgctaaatgagagaggccagtcacaaaaggccacgattgtatgatcccatttccatgaaatgtccagaataggcaaatccatagagacagaaagattagtggttggcTCAGGCTtatggggaggggatgggagtgAGTCCTCAttggtatggggtttctttttggggtcaTGAAATATTCTAAACTTAGATGGTAGTGAAGgtggcacaactctgtgaatatactgaaaaacactaattaaaaatgtttttaaaagagctaCCTAAGATTACACAATGTGACAGGTTAAGTGTCAAATGAATGGTGTGAACAAgtcaagaaggaggaagggagcatGGTGCTTAATTCACGGGGCCTTCGGAGGTACCTGGGGCCTGAGCTCCTGTGGTATTTCTGTTTATAGAGATTCCTGGCATGAAAATTCATGGTTTGTTTAGCAAATTTAATTTAGAGCATCATCTAATATAATCTGTCTCTTGAAATTTGGTAGCATTTTAGGAAGTGAGTAGTATTGGAGGGTCTGTGGGTCTTCTGACCCCAGAACTACTTGGAAACCAAAAAAGGTTGATGTCTGCCAGCCTGCAACATTAAGTCTGGACTAACAGGAGGTTATTTCATGGTTGCATTCCTGACATTGTCATTTACTCTCTCtggatctgttttttttttttttaaagattttattttttttcctttttctccccaaagccccctggtacatagttgcatattctttgttgtgggtccctctagttgtggcatgtgggacaccgccccagcgtggttcgatgaacagtgccatgtccacgcccaggattcgaaccaacgaaacactgggccgcctgcagcggagcgtgcgaacttaaccacttggccacggggccagcccctctctggatCTGTTTTAATATCAGTCAGttgagaatataggcagtacactctttgacatcagtttcaaaagaatcttttcggacactaatactcctcagttgagggaaacaatatcAGTCAGTTGAGAGGCTGGACTGACTGTGCCACCATTTCCTCGTTCTGTACACTTTTTTTAACTCCTTGCTGCATATCAGGATTGAATGATCTCTTCCTTAACTTCTCAGACTCTGGGACCTGCAGAAGCAGATTATCTTCAAGACCCCAAATTATTCTCTCAAGCGTTACAGTAACTTGGTCTTGgttaaatactgaaaatatggTTTTTGTTAACAGGGAGAAGTGGAAGCCAGGGTCGAAGAATTAAAATTTGATCGTTACTCCATATTTAGGCCTGGGTAAGTATTCATACTGCGTAAGAGTACACCACTGCCCATTATGCCCTAGAAGCTAGTTTTTCATTCAAAGAGGCTGACAGCTAAGATATCTAAGATATGACAGAAGTTGGCTGAAGGTGGATTGCTTTTCTGAAGGACCCCACCTTTTGGCTTTAAAGGAAGGGGTAGACAGTGGTGGGACCAGGTTCAGAATAGTCTGGAACTTACTGGGTAGTATTggctgccttctttttttaaatagaaccTTTTGCCTctgggggctagcctggtggcacagcagttaagttcgcatgttccacttccgtggccccggggttcgccagttcagatcttgggtgcggacatggcaccacttgtcaagccatgttgtggcaggcatcccacatataaagtagaggaagatgggcacggatgttagctcagggccagtcttcctcagcaaaaaaaggggaggactggcagtaggtgttagctcagggctaatcttcctccaaaaacaaaacaaaacaaaccttttGCCTCTGTAGTAGTCTGCTCAAGCTGCCATAATAGAATaataccacagaccgggtggcttaaacaacataaatttgtCTTTGCACatttctggaagccagaagtccaagatcaaggtgccatcaggGCTGCTGTCTGttgagacctctcttcctggcttgcagatggccaccttctcactctGTGCTCACAaggtctttcttctgtgtgcacgtggagagagagagatctgatatctcctcttctgtaaagatACCAGTCTTACTGGATTAGGGTCGCATCCTTATGACCTAATTTAAACTTGATTACCTCCCTAAAGGCACTGTCTTCAAATACAATCTCATtgtgggttagggcttcaacatgaatTCTGGGGGCAAACAGTTCAGTTCATAACACCCTCTGTGGTGTGAATGCAATTTATCATTTCATCCtcagcttttttcctctttagagtTCTACTGTGTGATAGGCAAGAATCTCGCCCAGGTGAATGGTTGGTTAGGAAATTCTTCGGCTCCTTACCAGAGTCTTGGGCCGGCGGGCACTCTGTGCCGGTGGTGACTGTGGTTAGAGCGATGCTGAACAACGCGGTGAGACTGGGCGACGGGACGACCGAGCTGCTGGATAACAAGGCCATCCACGACCTGGGCAAAGCTGATGGCTCTCTCAAGCCGTGATCACACTGGAGAAATGCTTTTCACTGTAAACCTCAACACCCACCACCTAACTGGTAATTTCCGGGTCTGAAAAAAGTCAGCATGCTTTAACTGTGGTTCTCAGCCTCCCAGATCCAATCGAAGAATGGTTGTGCTCTGCATCAGCAGTTCAGAGCTTGGTTGtacgtatatatacacatcaCCTAGGgggcttt
This region includes:
- the HTATIP2 gene encoding oxidoreductase HTATIP2 isoform X2, which translates into the protein MAETEALPKLREDFRMQNKSVFILGASGETGRVLLKEILEQSLFSKVTLIGRRKLTFDEDAYKNVNQEVVDFEKLEDYASAFEGHDVGFCCLGTTRSKAGAEGFVRVDRDYVLKSAELAKAGGCKHFNLLSSKGADKSSNFLYLQVKGEVEARVEELKFDRYSIFRPGVLLCDRQESRPGEWLVRKFFGSLPESWAGGHSVPVVTVVRAMLNNAVRLGDGTTELLDNKAIHDLGKADGSLKP
- the HTATIP2 gene encoding oxidoreductase HTATIP2 isoform X1 gives rise to the protein MPGPAALSAAAAVAALVAALLLLRLEDAGPGSGSRMAETEALPKLREDFRMQNKSVFILGASGETGRVLLKEILEQSLFSKVTLIGRRKLTFDEDAYKNVNQEVVDFEKLEDYASAFEGHDVGFCCLGTTRSKAGAEGFVRVDRDYVLKSAELAKAGGCKHFNLLSSKGADKSSNFLYLQVKGEVEARVEELKFDRYSIFRPGVLLCDRQESRPGEWLVRKFFGSLPESWAGGHSVPVVTVVRAMLNNAVRLGDGTTELLDNKAIHDLGKADGSLKP
- the HTATIP2 gene encoding oxidoreductase HTATIP2 isoform X3, whose product is MPGPAALSAAAAVAALVAALLLLRLEDAGPGSGSRMAETEALPKLREDFRMQNKSVFILGASGETGRVLLKEILEQSLFSKVTLIGRRKLTFDEDAYKNVEGFVRVDRDYVLKSAELAKAGGCKHFNLLSSKGADKSSNFLYLQVKGEVEARVEELKFDRYSIFRPGVLLCDRQESRPGEWLVRKFFGSLPESWAGGHSVPVVTVVRAMLNNAVRLGDGTTELLDNKAIHDLGKADGSLKP